In the genome of Prochlorothrix hollandica PCC 9006 = CALU 1027, one region contains:
- the tnpA gene encoding IS200/IS605 family transposase — protein MPQQLNTLYHCSYSIQFHLVACTKYRRKCITQPMLERLGIIFGETLEKWEGKLMEFNGEADHVHLLISVNPKVQPSKLVNNLKTVSSRLIRKEFAEHLGKVYRKPVFWSRSYCIISCGGAPISVLKQYIQQQSEID, from the coding sequence ATGCCACAACAGCTAAATACGCTCTATCACTGCTCTTACAGTATTCAATTCCATTTAGTCGCCTGCACCAAATACCGCCGCAAATGCATTACCCAGCCCATGCTTGAACGGTTAGGGATAATTTTTGGCGAGACTCTGGAGAAGTGGGAGGGGAAGCTGATGGAGTTCAACGGTGAAGCCGACCATGTTCACCTACTCATATCCGTTAACCCAAAGGTTCAGCCCTCAAAGCTGGTGAACAACTTGAAGACTGTTTCTAGTCGTCTGATTCGCAAAGAATTTGCGGAGCACCTAGGCAAGGTCTACCGTAAACCCGTTTTCTGGAGTCGTTCGTACTGCATTATTTCCTGCGGTGGAGCACCCATTTCAGTCCTCAAGCAGTACATCCAGCAACAATCCGAGATTGACTGA
- a CDS encoding RNA-guided endonuclease InsQ/TnpB family protein, which translates to MITLTYEYKLKPTKQQVEQIDHDLEVCRRVWNYALKERKDWIASRKCPVNACSLRSEYIIPADEPYPSFSVQCQRLTEAKRLNTDLASVNAQVLQQILRRLDQAFDRRKKLGFGFPRFKKPGQMRSFSFPQLGKMPLKNGSVQLPGLGWMAIRQSRHYPEGFAVKQARVVKRASGYYVMLTFQADIVIPDPPLVGHVVGVDVGLEYFLSTSDRLQLERPKFFVDLQRKLKSLQRRLKRKQIGSANWKKAQLKVSRLYEHIANARKDFHFKVAHQLCDVADVIVVEALNLIGLSRGMLGKHMLDAGHGQFLNSVLPWVGFKRGKAVVKEKAAGTSQECPACGEAVRKTLSTRWHECPCGCSMPRDIASSLVLRNRFQQRCGMSSVKNAPGEVLVGSVLHSSQDSVNGESPAIREALAG; encoded by the coding sequence ATGATAACCCTGACGTATGAATACAAGCTAAAACCGACCAAGCAGCAGGTCGAACAGATCGACCACGATCTAGAGGTGTGCCGCCGGGTTTGGAATTATGCGCTGAAAGAGCGCAAGGACTGGATTGCTTCTCGCAAGTGCCCGGTCAATGCTTGTTCTTTGCGTAGCGAGTACATCATTCCGGCAGATGAACCCTATCCCAGTTTCAGTGTGCAGTGCCAACGGCTGACTGAGGCTAAACGGCTAAATACCGACCTGGCTTCCGTGAACGCTCAGGTTTTGCAGCAGATCTTGAGGCGTTTAGACCAAGCATTTGACCGTCGCAAAAAACTAGGGTTCGGGTTTCCACGGTTCAAAAAACCGGGGCAAATGCGGTCATTCTCGTTTCCTCAACTAGGCAAAATGCCATTGAAGAATGGGTCCGTTCAATTGCCTGGGCTGGGCTGGATGGCCATTCGGCAATCTCGGCATTACCCAGAGGGCTTTGCCGTCAAGCAGGCTAGGGTTGTCAAGCGAGCATCAGGCTATTACGTCATGCTCACCTTTCAGGCTGATATCGTCATCCCAGACCCACCGCTGGTGGGTCATGTCGTGGGTGTTGATGTGGGCTTGGAATATTTTCTCTCCACTTCGGACAGGCTTCAACTAGAGCGGCCCAAGTTTTTTGTGGATCTGCAACGCAAGCTTAAATCGCTGCAACGCAGACTGAAGCGAAAGCAGATTGGGTCAGCCAACTGGAAGAAGGCTCAGCTCAAAGTGTCACGGTTGTATGAACACATTGCCAATGCCCGCAAAGACTTTCACTTCAAGGTGGCTCACCAGCTTTGTGATGTCGCTGATGTGATTGTGGTTGAAGCCTTGAACCTGATTGGCCTCAGTCGCGGGATGTTAGGCAAGCACATGCTAGATGCAGGTCACGGACAATTCCTTAACTCGGTGCTGCCCTGGGTTGGCTTTAAGCGTGGCAAAGCCGTGGTCAAGGAAAAAGCTGCGGGTACCTCTCAAGAGTGCCCTGCCTGTGGCGAAGCAGTTCGCAAAACGCTTTCAACTCGATGGCATGAATGCCCTTGTGGGTGCTCCATGCCTAGGGATATTGCCAGTAGCTTGGTACTGCGCAATAGATTTCAGCAACGCTGCGGGATGAGCAGTGTTAAAAATGCCCCTGGAGAGGTTCTGGTGGGGAGTGTTCTGCACTCTAGTCAAGACTCTGTGAACGGGGAATCTCCTGCTATACGCGAAGCGTTAGCGGGATGA
- a CDS encoding glycosyltransferase, with protein MSVNPSSPKDSFNSLNSQPLSPLDSNAFNPPTAVPSLLLPDHYQRGFGHRRSKAATLLTLAWGGTIALYYTTWGSWLTLTLAALTGLHLLRVVLTRPLVLPDPLAEDQRDQWPRVSLLVAAKNEEQVIGKLVQALCNLDYPRDRYEVWIIDDHSTDSTPDILKALQQDYDQLQVFRRDAGAKGGKSGALNQVVPLTQGEVLAVFDADAQVPPDILQQVLPLFVPPQVGAVQLRKSISNADRNFWTQGQAAEMMLDAYFQQQRIACGGVGELRGNGQFLRRSALESCGGFNEETITDDLDLTIRLHLEQWDIASCLYPTVGEEGVTGPMALWHQRNRWAEGGYQRYLDYWRLIARNRLGTAKTIDLLTFWISQYLYPTIAVPDLLMAVLRNRMPLFTPVAGMTITLSLVGMFMGVRQVQQHPQSVRADRSPLLLWLGTVFRTLQGVIYMFHWFAVMAGTTARVSFRPKRLKWVKTVHHG; from the coding sequence ATGTCGGTAAACCCCTCTTCCCCAAAAGACTCCTTTAATTCCCTTAATTCTCAACCCTTGTCGCCCTTGGATTCCAACGCCTTTAATCCCCCCACCGCCGTGCCTAGCCTCCTGTTGCCTGACCACTATCAACGGGGGTTTGGCCATCGTCGATCGAAGGCGGCTACCCTCTTAACCTTGGCCTGGGGGGGGACGATCGCCCTCTATTACACCACCTGGGGGTCTTGGCTAACCCTAACCCTGGCAGCGTTGACCGGTCTCCATCTCCTGCGGGTGGTTTTAACCCGGCCCCTGGTACTCCCCGATCCCCTAGCCGAGGATCAGCGGGATCAGTGGCCTCGGGTGTCTCTGCTGGTGGCTGCTAAAAACGAAGAGCAGGTGATTGGCAAACTGGTGCAAGCCCTGTGCAATTTAGACTATCCCCGCGATCGCTACGAAGTCTGGATCATCGATGACCACAGCACCGACAGCACCCCCGACATCCTCAAAGCCTTGCAACAGGACTACGACCAGCTCCAGGTTTTCCGCCGCGATGCGGGAGCCAAGGGGGGCAAGTCCGGAGCCTTAAACCAGGTGGTGCCCCTGACCCAGGGGGAGGTGTTGGCGGTGTTTGATGCCGATGCCCAGGTCCCTCCGGACATTCTCCAGCAGGTGTTGCCCCTGTTTGTGCCCCCCCAGGTGGGAGCCGTCCAACTGCGCAAATCCATCTCCAACGCCGATCGCAACTTCTGGACCCAGGGACAGGCCGCAGAAATGATGCTCGATGCCTACTTCCAGCAGCAGCGCATTGCCTGCGGGGGAGTGGGGGAATTGCGGGGCAATGGGCAATTTTTGCGGCGCAGTGCCTTGGAGTCCTGCGGTGGATTTAACGAAGAAACCATCACCGATGATCTGGATCTGACCATCCGGCTGCACCTGGAACAGTGGGACATTGCCTCCTGTCTCTATCCCACCGTGGGAGAGGAAGGGGTGACCGGTCCCATGGCCCTCTGGCACCAACGCAACCGCTGGGCCGAGGGGGGCTATCAACGCTATTTAGACTACTGGCGTTTAATCGCTCGGAATCGACTGGGCACGGCTAAAACGATTGATTTGCTCACCTTTTGGATTAGTCAGTATCTCTATCCCACCATTGCGGTGCCCGACCTCCTGATGGCGGTGTTGCGCAACCGAATGCCCCTGTTTACCCCCGTGGCTGGGATGACCATCACCCTGTCGTTGGTGGGGATGTTTATGGGGGTGCGACAGGTGCAACAACATCCCCAGTCAGTGCGGGCCGATCGCTCGCCCCTGTTGCTGTGGCTGGGCACTGTCTTTCGGACCCTGCAAGGGGTGATTTATATGTTCCACTGGTTTGCGGTGATGGCGGGCACCACGGCACGGGTCTCGTTCCGTCCCAAACGCCTCAAGTGGGTCAAAACCGTACACCATGGCTAG
- a CDS encoding ankyrin repeat domain-containing protein, translated as MNESPNESPNETLNESVNDAVTGDRSLIDAVERGDLPQVTALLSQGAHGNPVNAEGQTPLILAAEGNHAAIVDCLLAHNVPVNATDPDGWTALMSASAVGSLAMVQSLVQGGAEVNSQTSFGLTALMSAAAKGHGEVVQFLVDQGADLNLRDRNSWTALIWAASENHPEVVTLIKQLRATLNP; from the coding sequence ATGAACGAATCCCCGAACGAATCCCCGAACGAGACGCTGAATGAGTCCGTCAATGATGCTGTGACCGGCGATCGATCCCTGATCGACGCTGTGGAACGGGGTGATCTGCCCCAGGTGACTGCACTGCTGAGCCAGGGTGCCCATGGGAACCCGGTGAACGCGGAGGGCCAAACCCCCCTGATCCTCGCCGCCGAAGGGAACCATGCCGCCATTGTGGACTGTCTTCTGGCCCATAACGTCCCCGTCAACGCCACCGATCCCGATGGCTGGACGGCCCTGATGAGTGCCAGTGCGGTGGGATCCCTGGCCATGGTGCAAAGCCTGGTGCAGGGGGGGGCCGAGGTCAACAGCCAAACCAGTTTTGGTCTCACGGCCCTGATGAGTGCAGCGGCCAAAGGTCACGGGGAGGTGGTGCAGTTTTTAGTGGATCAGGGGGCTGACCTCAACCTCCGCGATCGCAATTCCTGGACCGCCTTAATTTGGGCCGCCTCGGAAAACCACCCAGAGGTGGTCACCCTGATCAAACAACTGCGGGCAACCCTGAACCCGTAA
- the nudC gene encoding NAD(+) diphosphatase, with the protein MNSSQFMPTPGDDRPLPANLPAGHSPSLQASDRPPGDDQAAWWFAFVDRQLLVQTQDPNQPLLPQIPQLADLGLIPRRTQCLGQWQGHPCYGAELAADTVAPPGWELGNLRELYPRLGDGGFAMAGRAFQIMDWDRNHQFCGRCGQPTLALPPEWAKHCPSCNLRVYPRICPAIIVLIHRGSEVLLARSPRFPEAMYSVLAGFVEAGESLEESLVREVQEEVGLEVQNLRYFGSQPWPFPNALMVGFGAEYRSGTIHIDPEELVAAAWFHRDNLPRIPPKPSIARQLIEAFVAGELH; encoded by the coding sequence ATGAACTCTTCCCAGTTTATGCCGACACCGGGGGACGATCGCCCCCTCCCTGCCAACCTCCCCGCCGGTCACTCCCCCAGCCTTCAAGCCAGCGATCGGCCTCCAGGGGACGATCAAGCAGCCTGGTGGTTTGCCTTTGTCGATCGCCAGCTTTTAGTGCAAACCCAAGACCCAAACCAACCCCTGCTCCCCCAGATCCCCCAGTTAGCAGACCTGGGGCTGATACCCCGGCGGACTCAGTGCCTGGGGCAGTGGCAGGGGCACCCCTGTTATGGGGCGGAGTTGGCAGCGGACACCGTGGCTCCCCCCGGCTGGGAACTGGGGAACCTGCGGGAACTGTACCCCCGATTGGGGGATGGGGGTTTTGCCATGGCGGGGCGGGCCTTTCAGATTATGGACTGGGATCGCAATCACCAGTTTTGTGGCCGTTGCGGTCAGCCCACCCTAGCCCTGCCCCCGGAATGGGCCAAACATTGCCCTAGCTGCAATCTACGGGTTTATCCCCGCATCTGCCCCGCCATTATTGTCCTGATTCACCGGGGTTCGGAGGTGCTGTTGGCCCGATCGCCCCGGTTCCCGGAAGCCATGTATAGCGTACTGGCGGGGTTTGTGGAAGCGGGGGAGAGCCTGGAGGAAAGCCTGGTGCGGGAAGTGCAGGAAGAGGTGGGGCTGGAGGTGCAAAACCTGCGCTATTTTGGCTCCCAACCCTGGCCCTTTCCCAATGCCTTGATGGTGGGGTTTGGGGCGGAGTATCGATCGGGCACAATCCACATTGATCCTGAGGAATTGGTGGCAGCGGCCTGGTTTCACCGGGATAATTTACCGAGGATCCCCCCCAAGCCCAGCATTGCGCGACAGTTAATCGAAGCATTTGTGGCCGGTGAGCTGCATTAG